The sequence TTTATCATTGCAATTTATTCATTGCTTTTATCGTTTATTCTATACAAGTTTTTAGTTTGCATGATGATAAAGTTcagaataacgaaagaaaaagaaaaagaggaagacactataaaacggccgcaacaaaacgtttttttctttcaacaaaAGCTTATGTGAAAAGATTTGATGTTGCATATTTTTGAGTTTCATGTTCAAGAATATGCTGATAAAGGtagatttccactgtcgcttgAATTTTACACTAtcacaaaaattattaaattctcaacctcggataatgcatttcgcttTCTCTGATTGGTGCACTCAATCTTTGTAATCAGCTCATATGCCCTAGTTTGACCTTACATGGTAAATGGCTGCGCTAAGCGTTgttaagctaaaaatgttttcgcaggaaagcaaaatttttctctgaataaagccaaaaaaggaaaaaaaaatttttttttgtggaaagtctGGATCattgccgacgtttagaagtacgcgaaaaggcaagaaatgtttttttgtgtgacgagcctacgtctgtctgaccccAATACAAGGTGTTatacaacatcgcatcttcatcaagtttttttcgatttcgcttgGATTTtctcgctcgtatttcgtacttcaaatttttggagtttaaggaatttaataaaacaattattccattcgcgcttgttggatatgagactggttgcagccaactcggcgctacgcgcctcgttggctttCACCATCTCaaatccaacgcgcgctcatgttaATTAGTAGCCGCGCCTTCGACCTGCAGAGTTTAATAAAGTATTGTGGGTAATTTTTTATTGAGAGCACAACATGGCGGCTGTTCATGAAGTTGCACCGGACGCGTTGCCGTATTTTGATCAAGGATATGACGATCCAGGAGTGCGAGAAATGgtatattttgaactgaaaacAACCTTTGACTCTTGTTAACGTTTCTACTGTCCAAATAGTACCAAATGAAAGCAATAGTGGTAAGAAATAACGGGGTATACTTCCTTTTAGGTAAATCAACTGGTTGAAGAGGAGACCAGACGTTATAGGCCGACCAAAAATTACTTGGACTTTCTACCGACTCCAGATTACGATGCATTCGAGGTAATTGAAGCAGTATTCCAAGTACTATTACTTTTAGTATCAATGCCATTCGATTCTCGGATAATTGTTATGTTAATGATAAAGTCAGCGAAGCAAACAAGAAGGGAGATAAATCTAGACTAGTCACAAGAACACGAGTTGCCTTGTGGGAAACAAGGCTGAAACTTAGGATCCGCAGTCTTTTCTTTCGAAAActtggacttgaaatctggcgATCCTGAGTTCAAGTGGCCCTCTGACCACCAGCTTGATTTGTTACTGGTTCTACTCCGCAATTGATATTGAACGTAACTAGCTGGTCTATCTCATGCCAGTTGAGATTCTTAGACTAGTCAGTTTCATTTGTCGTATTTCAGATCCAcaatcagtgccgtagcaagggtaatataactgAGGGGGCACGTGAGCGCCAGAGGCACGAGCCGTTAGGgaggtctgggggcatgctaccccagaaaattttgaaagctagaggcttggaaatgctatttccagcgttctccaagagcgatatgtgctttatgcatatcgcgaattatttacttcgcacactgtctcagcaaaccaatgtacattgagagtataacacttgcaacgtcaattactaaatagaaaacccactatctctgtatcttgaaaccagcaaatatttcacctttcagagtcatcatagtaagttcgtagtttaaactgtctgagttgccttagaggtaaacgtagacttcaacggcaggtcgttttttgaaaacgtcccaaacagttgcttgataatattttattttcaacattttatacaggtctgtttttactttttagggaaaaaactggggggggcacaggcccccccggcccctccccttgctacggcactgacaatgtaaactactgggtttTTAGTGATTGTGTAAGCTGCTAGATGTTTATTGTTAATTAAGTTCCAtgtaaataaattattgaaaaattggCTGTTCTTACATGTAGCTCATGGTGAAAACAAGAGATTGTGAAACCAAATTATCAATTATTTGTCTTTAGACACCAATCTTGAGAAAAGAGTTTGAAAGAATAAGCAAGAGACAACCCATGGACCTCCTTAGCATGAAAAGgtttgtgataaaaaaataaatgtgaaTATTACAGACTATTGGAAGGGTTTTTTCACACAATGTAtgaaacacaaggaagagtgtttcatcagatatccaaacactgagaaataGCTTGAAAAAATGAGGCTCAGCTCCAAGGTTTTTTGATCAGCTTCTTAGTTTGGAACCGTGATGAAActctcttttgtttgtttgatataCTGTATGTAGCTtttcaaagcattaataattcttagagaaattcaaagcaaaacgtcaccaaattttatgataatcaGGATCACGTATCCAAAACTTCTTCATGGGAGTGATTCCCttggttttctcttcatgaattgctaatgaatttgagaattaaaaaaataatgacttTCTGGTGTCATGGAACATCTTTTCTGTCTCAGATATGAACTTCCTCAACCAACAGCCAACCAAAAACATGATATAACTTCTTGGATGGAAGCCGTGGATAACTCAATGGCTCAGTTGGAACATCAGGCTGAAAGGTTTGTGTATATTGTAAGCTCTGGTTGGAAACTTAATGTattgttcatgtatgtatagtatgtatgtatatatgcagtatgtatgtatgtaatgtCTCAGACTATTATTGTTAGTGtaaaattaacaacaataatttcatCTCCACACATATCTTCGCAGTAAATCACATCACATGTTTATCAAAGGTTactctattgaccaatcaaattgctcaccaTGGTTTAGAATTTTCAATTGACtaaaactatcacttgactctgaagattgcttcggcacaggttgtcaaaatgtcagttgctaacaacagtccttctcaggactccaatcacccagatgatcgtTTTCAATAAAGCTTTTggagtgcttagcaacctccctaGTGCATCCACAACTTGATGaatattgttttataacatttacattattttactcaattttgtttttgccaaACCCATTGAACCTTAGAGACATGTATGCATTTCAGTGGTTTCACTATATCATCAGCATACATCCATAAGATTATAGAACACACTGACCACAAACAGTAAGGAAATTCCTTGGTTGAAATTGCACAactttgctggctatgttataaAAAGGTTTGCGTCCTTGTTATAGGTGTAATATTGGATTTGTTTTTAGAGTTTCCTAAAGGCCAAATCGAAGAATTACTTCTCTTAATGTGAAAGTGTTGCTCATGGTGCAATTTATAAATTATGACTGTTTCAAGTGCAGAAGAAAGTGCGCATGATTGTCATAGCTGAGGTTCCTCGTTGAGgtgtaaaatcgtctggcattagatggagtaaaatctataagtgtcagtggcacttacaggagtgaaagggttagaAGAGGAGTTGCA is a genomic window of Acropora muricata isolate sample 2 chromosome 8, ASM3666990v1, whole genome shotgun sequence containing:
- the LOC136924521 gene encoding pre-mRNA-splicing factor SPF27-like, yielding MAAVHEVAPDALPYFDQGYDDPGVREMVNQLVEEETRRYRPTKNYLDFLPTPDYDAFETPILRKEFERISKRQPMDLLSMKRYELPQPTANQKHDITSWMEAVDNSMAQLEHQAERIENLELLSQYGSAAWKVHNETLTRILAQQQKKLMDIKKEIQEINWKRKTEQTKAGGELQHLEQSWVGLVSKNYEIERACAELEAEMERLKQQQQQPDR